A genomic segment from Streptomyces sp. NBC_00654 encodes:
- the eccE gene encoding type VII secretion protein EccE, with translation MASATRTRPAGNRGPSGAPGAGEPPASRRGSRSSSRRPSGDPAGTGGPAAPRLNGRAGHFGSFRLQQFVLIEIAAALLLAAWVVEPLLLAPAGVFAALLVVLAVVRRHRRSLPEWLGTVFALRARTRRAAALVLPPDTEPGLAPAVECDPALRTYSFSDRDRRPVGMIGDGTFVTALVQVESDATALRPDRSARPLPLTLVRDVLEVDGIRLESAQIVQHTQPAPAPHLPQQSVAARNYAPLQAQTGSPALRITWIALKLDPELCPEAVQARGGGIIGAQKCVVRAADQLASRLTGAGFRATVLTEQELTSAIATSACVSPLAMAQASRAETPGRRTEETSRTWRCDDRRHTTYWVGRWPQLGGGGASMPQLVALLTSIPALATTFSLTLGHGDRSGVSVTGHVRITGRSDDELLAARHELERTARGVKTALVRLDREQLPGVLATLPLGGTR, from the coding sequence ATGGCTTCCGCGACGCGGACACGTCCGGCCGGGAACAGGGGGCCCTCCGGGGCTCCCGGGGCAGGGGAACCACCCGCCTCTCGCAGGGGTTCACGCTCCTCGTCCCGAAGGCCCTCCGGTGACCCCGCGGGGACCGGCGGACCGGCCGCACCACGGCTGAACGGACGTGCCGGACACTTCGGTTCGTTCCGATTGCAACAGTTCGTACTGATCGAAATCGCCGCCGCTCTGCTGCTCGCCGCCTGGGTGGTGGAGCCGCTGCTGCTCGCCCCGGCCGGGGTGTTCGCCGCGCTGCTGGTGGTGCTCGCCGTGGTCCGCAGGCACCGCCGCTCGCTGCCCGAGTGGCTGGGTACGGTCTTCGCGCTGCGGGCCCGCACCCGCCGGGCCGCCGCACTGGTGCTGCCCCCGGACACCGAGCCGGGTCTCGCGCCCGCCGTCGAGTGCGACCCGGCGCTGCGCACGTACTCCTTCAGCGACCGCGACCGGCGGCCGGTGGGCATGATCGGTGACGGTACGTTCGTCACGGCGCTGGTCCAGGTCGAGTCGGACGCCACGGCGCTGAGGCCCGACCGTTCGGCACGGCCGCTGCCCCTGACACTCGTACGGGATGTGCTGGAGGTCGACGGCATCCGGCTGGAGTCCGCGCAGATCGTCCAGCACACCCAGCCGGCGCCCGCGCCGCATCTGCCGCAGCAGTCGGTCGCGGCGCGCAACTACGCGCCGTTGCAGGCCCAGACGGGTTCGCCGGCGCTCCGGATCACCTGGATCGCGCTCAAGCTGGACCCGGAGCTCTGCCCGGAGGCGGTGCAGGCGCGCGGCGGCGGGATCATCGGCGCGCAGAAGTGCGTGGTGCGGGCCGCCGACCAGCTGGCCAGCCGGCTGACCGGGGCGGGGTTCCGCGCGACGGTGCTCACCGAGCAGGAACTGACCTCCGCCATCGCGACCTCGGCGTGCGTCAGTCCGCTGGCGATGGCCCAGGCCAGCCGGGCGGAGACACCCGGCAGGCGCACCGAGGAGACCTCGCGCACCTGGCGCTGCGACGACCGGCGCCACACCACGTACTGGGTGGGCCGCTGGCCCCAGCTCGGCGGCGGCGGTGCCTCGATGCCTCAGCTGGTGGCGCTGCTCACCTCGATCCCGGCGCTGGCCACCACGTTCAGCCTGACGCTGGGGCACGGGGACCGCTCGGGGGTGTCGGTCACCGGGCATGTCCGGATCACCGGCCGCAGCGATGACGAACTCCTCGCCGCCCGCCATGAGTTGGAGCGCACCGCACGCGGTGTGAAGACGGCGCTGGTACGACTGGACCGCGAACAGCTGCCCGGTGTGCTGGCCACCCTGCCGCTCGGAGGTACCCGCTGA